The Kribbella jejuensis genome segment AGGACCCCAAGGTGAAGGGCGACACCCGCGAAGGCGCCAAGGTGCTGACCGAGGTCACCGGTTCGGTCCAGGGCAAGAGCCTGCAAGGCATCTTCCCGAAGGCGTCCGCCGATCAGGACTTCCCGAGCACGTTCAAGATCGACAAGTCCACCAAGCAACTGGTGGCGGCCACCATCACCGGGCCGTTCTACTCCGGCGCCACCAGCAGCTACGACGTCACCCTCGACAAGTACGGCGAGAAGGTCGAGATCACCGCGCCGTGAGCTCGGCGCGGACCCGCCTGACGCTCGCGTCGATCGCGGTCGCCTTCGCGGCGGCGGACACCTATGTCGTCGTGCTGGCGTTGCCGGACATGATGTCCGGGGTCGGGCTGTCCGCGGACCAGTTGCAGCGGGCGGCCCCGATCATCTCCGGCTTCCTGCTCGGCTACATCGCCGTGCTGCCGTTGATCGGGCGGATCGCGGACGTCGTCGGGCGTACGCCTGTCCTCGTCGGGGCGTTGCTGCTGTTCGCGGTCGGGTCGTTGGTGACAGCCGGCGCCTATGACCTGCCGCTGGTGGTAACCGGTCGGTTTCTTCAGGGCGTCGGGGGTGGTGGGCTGGTGCCCGCGACGCTTGCGTTGGTCGCGGACCTGTGGCCGGCTGAGCGGCGTGGGTTGCCGTTGGGGGTCGTCGGTGCGGTGCAGGAGCTCGGGTCGGTCCTCGGCCCGTTGCTGGGCGCTGTGGTGCTGTCGGTGGCCGACTGGCGCTACATCTTCTGGCTCAACCTGGTGGTCGCTGTCGTTCTCGCGTTGATGCTGCGCGGTTGGCGATGGCCTCCCCCGTCTGCTGTCGTCGGGGTGCTCGCCTGCGTTGCCCTTGGACTCACGCTGACCGCTCCCGAGCGCCTCGCGTCCGGTGTGACGCTCGGACTGCCTTTCGTGCCGTTCACAGGTACGTCGCGGCTGCTGACGCCGATCGGTGTCGTCACGCTGGCGCTGGCGTTGGTGTGGTTCGCATTGGTGCTCTGGCGGACGCGAAGTCAGCTACACGGCCTCCTGTCGCAGGTGGACCTCGTGGGCGCACTCATGCTTGCTCTCGCGCTGGCAGGCGTCGTACTGGCGTTCGCGACCGCGGATCCCGAGAAGCAGCTGATGTCGCCGGCCGGGCCGTGGCTGCTCGTCGCTGCCGCTGTTTTCGCGATCGGATTCGTGGTGTGGCAGCGGCGTACACCGGCCGCGATCGTGCCGCGTGGCCTGCTCGGTGCGCGGCCGGCGTGGGGGTCGTTGGTGGTCAGTTTTCTGATCGGTTGTGCGCTGATCGCGGCCCTGGTCGACGTACCGGTCTTCGCACGGACGACGCAGGGCGGCGGACAGCTCGCGGCCGCGCTGGTGTTGCTGCGGTTCCTGATCGCACTGCCGGTCGGTGCGGTCGTCGGCGGATGGCTGACGCGACGGTACGGGCTCGGGCTCATCACCGGCGTCGGGCTCGGGCTGTCCGGTGCGATGTTCGTCGTGATGGCGTTCTGGAGCCGTACGGCGCTGGACCACTGGCCCGCGACCGTCGTACTGCTCGTGTGCGGTTTCGGGTTCGGGCTCGCACTGTCGCCGCTGAACACCGCGATGCTCGGCGCGACGCCGTCCGGCAGCCACGGACTGGTGAGCGCTCTCGTGGTCGTCGCGCGGATGGTCGGGATGCTGGTCGGCGTCTCCGCGCTGACCGCGATCGGCCTCCGCCGGTACTACTCGATTGCCGACGGCATCAAATCACCCAACGAACTCTGCCCGTCGACCCCCGCGCACTGCCGTCCGTACGTCGACGCGCTGCTCGACGCGGCCGTATCACAAGTTCACGCGATCTTCGCCGGGGCGGCTGTCTGCGCCGTCCTGGCCGCGGTCCTCGGGCTGTACCTGCTCGGCCGGAGTGGTACAGCGCACACCTGACGATCACATGAGGGTCCACCTTTCCACGTCCGTTACCGTGATGGTGTGACCCCCGCACCTGCAGCCGGCCTGTGCTCGACGTTCTGTCGGGTGCTGCAGGAGCCGTTGCCGGGTACGGCAGTGGTCGCGACCGGCTGGGTCGTCGTGGAGCAGCCCGGCCCGTGGGGCGCGAAGGCGCCGACCCAGAGTCACCTCGACCCGGTCTTCGGCGGAAAGTTCGACGACGACTGCAAGAAGGCCGACGTACGGTTCGGGCTGATCCGCTCCCCCGGGCGCCATGCCGACGCGGTCAGGCGTTCGCACCAGGTGTTCGTCGCCTCGACCACACCTGGCCGCAGCTGGCTGCTCGGCGGCTGCGTCGCCGATCCGTCCGAGCTGACTGCCCTGGACCTCGGCGCGGTGGCCCGCGGCGACCGGACCGCGGTCCTCCCCTCGCTGCCCGGCCTGAAGACTGTTGACGATCCGATTGTTCTGGTCTGTACGAACGGCAAGCGCGACGAGTGCTGCGCGATCCTCGGCCGGCCGCTCGTGGCCGGCCTCGCCGAGCGGGTGCCGGGACGGGTGTGGGAGGCCAACCACCTCGGCGGGCACCGGTTCGCTCCGACCGCGACGTATCTGCCGGCCGGCACCATGCACGGCCACCTCACAGTCGACACCGCGGTCGAGATACTGGCCGCTGCGGACCGTGGGGAGACAGTTCTGACCGGGTTGCGTGGACGGTCCACCTGGACCAAGCGCGGTCAGGCGGCCGAGGTCGCCGTCCGCGAACTCATCGGGGAGCTCGACCTGGACGCGTTGGAGGTGGTCGGCGAAGCTGCCGACACCGTGACCGTCCAGCACGCCGACGGCCGATCCTGGACCGTGCCGGTGACCAGTGCGCCGGCCGATCCACCTCGTCCGGACTCCTGCGGAAAGGAACCGTTCGCCATGCCCATCCTGCATACCGGTACCCCTGTACCAGGCCGCGCGCGATGAGCGGCGGCTTCGACGATCTGCTCGCGGCCAACGCCGAGTACGCCGCCGACTTCCACTACGGCGGTTTCGACGGGATCGCGCACGCCGGCATCGGCCTGGTCACCTGTATGGACTCCCGGATCCCGCCGCTGGAGATGCTCGGGCTGAAGCCCGGCGACGCGAAGGTGCTGCGCTCCGCCGGCGGCCGGGTCACCGAGATCACGATGACCGGGCTGGTGCTCGGCGTACAACTGCTCGGTGTCCGCCGGATCATGATCATCCCGCACACCCGCTGCGCGATGGCCGCGATGTCCGAGGACGAACTCCGCGCCAAGGTCGAGGCTGCCGCCGGCAAACCGGCCGGCTACCTGCCGATCCCGGTGATTCCCGACCAGCACGAGGCGCTCCGCCGCGACGTCGCCGCGGTCCGCGAACACCCGCTGATCGGCGACGACATCCTCGTCGGCGGCTTCCTGTACGACGTCGACACCGGCCGCCTCACCCAGCTCGACTGATCGTTCCTCGGGTCTCGGCAGGAAATCTGGTAGACACCAGGTATGAGACTCCGCCCCAGCTCATTCCATCGTTCGCTCGTTGCCGGCGCGCTGGCGTTGACCGCCGTGTTGTCCGGCGCTCCGGTTACACACGCTCTTCCTGACAGCGCGTCCGTCCTGCGCGGCGGACGTGTCACCGGGTGTCTGGATCATTCGATTGCCGGCACCGTCGAGGAACAGCGGCTGAGTCGAGGGGTCAATGGTGGGCCGTCGGTGCCGGCCGAGATCCTGCGGCGGTCGGGGTTCGATCGGCAGGTGCTGCTGTTCGGGCAGTTGCTGTGCCGGGTGCCGAATCGGCAGGCGGCCGGCGCACTTGTCCGCGCGCAGGGCGAGGCGCTGTGGCGGGCGGCGACGTACCGGGCGCAACACGCGCCGAAAGGCGCCGACGCGCTTCCCTCGACCGACGACCGCGGCCTGTACTGGGCTCGCATCTCGATGGCGCTGACCCTTCGCCAATGGCAGCCCGAGTTCAGCCTCGGTACGGCGGAACGCGCCGAGCTTATGCGCTCCTTCGAATACGCATCCCGCGGCATCACCAGCACCCGCTTCTCCGCTGGTGTGCGGAAGATCCTCGTCACCGGGTTCGACCCGTTCACGCTCGACGCGGACATCCGGATCGGCAATCCGTCCGGCGCGAACGCCCTGACGCTCGACGGACAACGCTGGACGGTGAACGGGACGACGTACGAGATCCAGACCGTCGTCTTCCCGGTGCGTTACACGGACTTCGATCAGAGCATGGTCGAGAACGCGCTCGCGCCGCACTACCACCCTGGTCCACAGCGCGCCGACCTGGTGATGACCGCGAGTCAGGGCCGGGTCGGCATCTTCGATCTCGAAGTCTTCAACGGCCGCCGTCGCTCCGTCAGCTCGATCGGTGACAACAACAACCTCTGGGGCGGTGGCACGATCAGCGCCCCGGTCGTCTCGCCGAGCATGCCGGCGGGCCCGGAGTGGATCACCTCGAGCCTCCCGCTGGCCCGGATGGCACAGGCCGACGTCGCACCGTTCCGTACCCGGGTCAACACGTCCGTCCTCGAGATCCCGGCCGGCGAAACCACGCCGGTACGGCGCCCCGACGGTCCGACGGCGGGATCGATCGCGTCCGAGGGCACCGGCGGCGGGTACCTGTCCAATGAAGTTGCCTACCGCAACACTCTGCAGCGCGACCTGCTCGACCCGTCGATGCCGGCCGGCCACCTGCACGTCCCAGTACTGTCCTTCGACCTCACCAACAAGACCGCCATCACGGACCCGACCTACGAGGCGAACCGGAACGCGATCGTCACCGGTGCGCACGCGGTCCTGAGGGCCGCACTCTCGTGATCACTATTCTGATCATGTGATCACTATCCTGATCACGCGAGCCTGCGGAATGTCGACTCTTCGACATTCCGGGTGACCACTAAAGTGCTCACCGTCAGCTGATCAGTATTGTGTCCATCAGCACCCGAGGATCAGCTTGAAAGCCTCGGTGACTGTGGTGACGTGGTGGTCCGGGCGTGGGCCGTCGACCGCGTGGTGGTGACCGACGAGGATGGTCCGTAGACCGGCCGCGATGCCGCCGGTGATGTCATACGCGGGGTGGTCGCCGACCATCCAGCCGTCGTCCAGGGACGTCCCCGTGCGTTCCGCGGCGAGCTCGAAGATGCGTCGATCGGGTTTCCGTACGCCGACCGTCCCGGACACGCAGGCGTAGTCCACGGCCGCACCGATCCGCGTGTGCTCGAGCTTCAGATCCTGTTGCACGGTGTCGCCGTTCGTCACCACCGCGACCCGCCAACCAGCCGCACGCAGCGCAGCTATCCCGTCCAGCACCTCCGGCTCGACCCAGGTGAACAGCGGATGCTCCCGGTTGTACGCCGCCACCAGCTCATCGACCGAGGCCGCAATCCCGAACCGTTCCCGTGCCAGCCCGAACAGCTCCGCCCGCTCACGGAAACCACCGTTGTCATGAGCAACCAACCAGTCAACGGCAGCATCCGGCAGCCGCTGCTCCGGCACCCACCACCGGGCCCATTGCAGAAACGCCCCGTTCCGATCGATCAAGGTGTTGTCCAGATCGAAACAAGCCAACCGGAAGCCCAGTCCCTACCCTGACAGCTAGGCAGGCGTTTGTCAGACGTCGATGCGGTTCTCATCGAGCTCGTATGCGCCCTGGACCAGGAACTCCTTGCGCGGGGCGACGTCGTTGCCCATCAGCAGGTCGAAGACGTGCGAGGCGGCTTCGACATCGTCGACGGTGATCCGGCGCAGGGTGCGGTGCCGCGGGTCCATGGTGGTTTCGGCCAGCTGGTCGGCGTCCATCTCACCGAGACCCTTGTAGCGCTGCGGTGGCTCTTTCCAGCGGACGCCCTTCTTCATCAGCTCGGCCGTCTTCCGCTGGTACTCCGCGTCGCTGTAGGTGTACAGGTACTTGTCCTGGCCCTTCTTCGGGTTCGTCAGCTCGAAGCGGTGCAGTGGCGGTACTGCGGTGTAGACGCGACCGGCCTCGACCAGCGGCCGCATGTACCGGAAGAACAGCGTGGCGAGCAGCGTGCGGATATGGGCGCCGTCGGAGTCGGCGTCGGCCATGAAGATGATCTTCCCGTACCGCGCCTGCTCCAGATCGAAGGTCCGACCGGAACCCGCGCCGACCACCTGGATGATCGACGCACACTCGACGTTCTTCAGCATGTCGCCGACGGACGCCTTCTGGACGTTCAGGATCTTGCCGCGGATCGGCAGCAGCGCCTGGAACTCGGAACTCCGCGCCAGCTTGGCCGTGCCGAGCGCCGAATCACCCTCGACGATGAACAGTTCGGACCGGTCGACGTCGTTGCTGCGGCAGTCCGCGAGCTTGGCCGGCAGCGCCGACGACTCC includes the following:
- a CDS encoding HAD family hydrolase, whose product is MACFDLDNTLIDRNGAFLQWARWWVPEQRLPDAAVDWLVAHDNGGFRERAELFGLARERFGIAASVDELVAAYNREHPLFTWVEPEVLDGIAALRAAGWRVAVVTNGDTVQQDLKLEHTRIGAAVDYACVSGTVGVRKPDRRIFELAAERTGTSLDDGWMVGDHPAYDITGGIAAGLRTILVGHHHAVDGPRPDHHVTTVTEAFKLILGC
- a CDS encoding beta-class carbonic anhydrase, which translates into the protein MSGGFDDLLAANAEYAADFHYGGFDGIAHAGIGLVTCMDSRIPPLEMLGLKPGDAKVLRSAGGRVTEITMTGLVLGVQLLGVRRIMIIPHTRCAMAAMSEDELRAKVEAAAGKPAGYLPIPVIPDQHEALRRDVAAVREHPLIGDDILVGGFLYDVDTGRLTQLD
- a CDS encoding sucrase ferredoxin, with translation MTPAPAAGLCSTFCRVLQEPLPGTAVVATGWVVVEQPGPWGAKAPTQSHLDPVFGGKFDDDCKKADVRFGLIRSPGRHADAVRRSHQVFVASTTPGRSWLLGGCVADPSELTALDLGAVARGDRTAVLPSLPGLKTVDDPIVLVCTNGKRDECCAILGRPLVAGLAERVPGRVWEANHLGGHRFAPTATYLPAGTMHGHLTVDTAVEILAAADRGETVLTGLRGRSTWTKRGQAAEVAVRELIGELDLDALEVVGEAADTVTVQHADGRSWTVPVTSAPADPPRPDSCGKEPFAMPILHTGTPVPGRAR
- a CDS encoding MFS transporter, with protein sequence MSSARTRLTLASIAVAFAAADTYVVVLALPDMMSGVGLSADQLQRAAPIISGFLLGYIAVLPLIGRIADVVGRTPVLVGALLLFAVGSLVTAGAYDLPLVVTGRFLQGVGGGGLVPATLALVADLWPAERRGLPLGVVGAVQELGSVLGPLLGAVVLSVADWRYIFWLNLVVAVVLALMLRGWRWPPPSAVVGVLACVALGLTLTAPERLASGVTLGLPFVPFTGTSRLLTPIGVVTLALALVWFALVLWRTRSQLHGLLSQVDLVGALMLALALAGVVLAFATADPEKQLMSPAGPWLLVAAAVFAIGFVVWQRRTPAAIVPRGLLGARPAWGSLVVSFLIGCALIAALVDVPVFARTTQGGGQLAAALVLLRFLIALPVGAVVGGWLTRRYGLGLITGVGLGLSGAMFVVMAFWSRTALDHWPATVVLLVCGFGFGLALSPLNTAMLGATPSGSHGLVSALVVVARMVGMLVGVSALTAIGLRRYYSIADGIKSPNELCPSTPAHCRPYVDALLDAAVSQVHAIFAGAAVCAVLAAVLGLYLLGRSGTAHT